The Parcubacteria group bacterium genome has a window encoding:
- a CDS encoding right-handed parallel beta-helix repeat-containing protein, whose product MKQKILFLLLMIFFVFFGSIFAGDPVFVYASDKCYVDESADSGGDGSDDDPYQNIDKALDKDCDRIIVSAGEYSDNIVIGEDVSVEGKSRDSVTITGSVTLKDGATLSGVTVSGKNGIDVDNDASIEIEDSAIVGADVGIATVAGSGKVTVRDTDIHAGNKGMYLQSGITVAVTGCEIYDNDEEGIDVRSNVAGSITDNEIFSNGESGIEVILGKADLTISDNKIKKNKASGITAQYYKGTGRSGAVKIKNNTITDNAKYGMNCQVPSGGNPGAEFWEASLNMSSNKLSGNKNGNFAPECSLSASTISDASMTHAQKIAAEQMQKEEAARKLAEQKQQIKTKQELADEEKQHTIDMEEQEKNRELLQKDTELQTNAQAAITAMQTAYDADMTSVAHAQERNAFVLFLIGPHVKDISAIAERATVYEQGSASVQKAIVDMTDQTKKRVLQQQLDDLLEKRDVIDGFCTQQQKEFSLFGWMFD is encoded by the coding sequence ATGAAACAAAAAATCCTATTTTTACTTTTGATGATTTTTTTTGTGTTTTTCGGATCGATCTTTGCAGGAGATCCTGTTTTTGTGTACGCATCCGATAAGTGTTATGTTGATGAAAGTGCAGATAGTGGTGGCGATGGCAGTGATGATGATCCCTATCAGAATATTGATAAAGCATTGGATAAGGATTGTGATCGGATCATTGTCTCTGCGGGAGAATATAGTGATAATATCGTGATCGGTGAGGATGTGAGTGTAGAGGGGAAAAGTCGTGACAGTGTCACGATCACAGGATCCGTGACACTGAAAGATGGTGCTACGCTGTCCGGTGTAACAGTATCTGGAAAAAATGGCATTGACGTGGATAATGATGCAAGCATAGAGATTGAGGACAGCGCAATTGTCGGCGCAGATGTGGGCATTGCCACGGTTGCGGGAAGCGGAAAAGTGACGGTACGTGACACAGATATCCATGCTGGCAATAAGGGTATGTATTTGCAATCAGGCATTACGGTTGCGGTGACCGGTTGTGAGATTTATGATAATGATGAAGAAGGAATTGACGTGCGATCAAATGTCGCCGGGTCAATTACAGACAATGAGATTTTTAGTAACGGCGAAAGCGGTATTGAAGTGATCTTGGGCAAAGCTGATTTGACGATCAGTGATAATAAAATCAAAAAAAATAAGGCAAGCGGTATTACGGCACAATATTATAAAGGCACGGGGAGATCCGGTGCAGTCAAGATCAAAAACAATACAATTACGGACAACGCTAAATACGGCATGAATTGTCAGGTGCCAAGCGGAGGAAATCCAGGAGCAGAATTTTGGGAAGCCTCGCTCAATATGTCATCTAACAAATTGTCAGGAAATAAAAATGGAAATTTTGCGCCGGAATGTTCATTATCTGCATCAACAATTTCCGATGCGAGCATGACGCATGCACAAAAAATAGCGGCAGAGCAAATGCAAAAAGAAGAGGCTGCAAGAAAATTAGCAGAACAAAAACAACAGATCAAAACAAAGCAAGAGCTGGCAGATGAGGAAAAACAGCATACCATTGACATGGAAGAGCAAGAGAAAAATCGTGAACTATTGCAAAAAGATACGGAGTTGCAAACCAATGCACAAGCAGCTATTACGGCAATGCAGACGGCATATGACGCGGATATGACGTCGGTCGCACATGCCCAAGAACGCAATGCTTTTGTGTTGTTTTTGATCGGACCGCACGTAAAAGATATTTCTGCCATTGCAGAACGTGCAACTGTGTATGAGCAAGGATCCGCATCGGTACAAAAAGCAATTGTCGATATGACTGATCAAACAAAAAAACGTGTTTTACAGCAACAATTGGATGATCTTTTGGAAAAACGGGATGTTATTGATGGATTTTGTACGCAGCAACAAAAAGAATTCAGTCTCTTTGGGTGGATGTTTGATTGA
- a CDS encoding sortase translates to MNMRILSTIGAFVITFFIVYFVISGGMNAYSSRKIAYVAEEDVATKRDFGIAQAWMKKYNVVVKNEIDLKLDQDHDGLTLLDEYTYNTDPKNADTDGDGYTDGREVKNGYSPSGEGVLDVNNNHIPDKWEIEMIGRVVDDGDDDPDNDGLTYYDEYIFGTDPKKADTDGDGYTDGREIANGYDPVAPGKAQITFMIAIDKIDVEAPVVLSASTDEGALQKDLENGVVHYPGTALPGQRGNAYIAGHSSNYAWSGGAYNYVFKGLNDLAPGDKITVTMAFVNGKKISYDYIVSLKEEVSSDDARIFAQSRSQELTLTTCWPLGTNARRIMVKAQLQDI, encoded by the coding sequence ATGAATATGCGAATTTTATCGACAATTGGGGCATTTGTTATCACGTTTTTTATCGTGTATTTTGTGATTTCCGGCGGTATGAACGCATATAGTTCACGCAAAATCGCTTATGTCGCCGAGGAAGACGTTGCGACTAAGAGAGATTTTGGTATTGCACAAGCGTGGATGAAAAAATATAATGTTGTTGTAAAAAATGAGATCGATCTCAAATTGGATCAAGATCATGATGGATTGACGCTGCTTGATGAATATACATATAACACCGATCCAAAAAATGCTGATACGGATGGTGATGGGTATACGGATGGACGTGAAGTGAAGAATGGTTACTCTCCAAGCGGAGAGGGCGTGCTGGATGTAAATAATAATCACATTCCTGACAAATGGGAGATTGAAATGATCGGACGTGTCGTTGACGACGGTGATGATGATCCTGATAATGATGGACTGACGTATTATGATGAATATATTTTTGGTACTGATCCAAAAAAAGCCGACACGGATGGCGATGGCTATACGGATGGACGTGAAATTGCCAATGGCTATGATCCTGTCGCGCCAGGAAAAGCGCAAATCACTTTTATGATCGCAATCGACAAAATTGATGTGGAAGCACCGGTTGTACTCTCTGCAAGCACGGATGAAGGCGCCCTGCAAAAAGATCTTGAAAACGGTGTTGTACATTATCCTGGCACGGCGCTTCCGGGACAACGTGGCAATGCCTATATCGCGGGACATAGCAGTAATTATGCATGGTCAGGTGGTGCGTATAATTATGTTTTCAAAGGATTGAATGATCTTGCGCCAGGAGATAAGATCACGGTAACGATGGCATTTGTAAATGGCAAAAAGATCTCCTATGACTATATTGTGTCGCTCAAAGAAGAAGTTTCTTCGGATGATGCACGGATCTTTGCACAATCACGATCACAAGAATTAACATTGACGACGTGTTGGCCACTTGGCACAAACGCACGACGCATAATGGTCAAGGCACAATTGCAAGACATATAA